CAATGCGATCCAGAGGAGGATTAAGGTTGTCGCTACAATTGTTGAAAGATAAGCGTTGTTTTGTCTGTGGTGCCGAAAATCCCCATGGTCTAAACATAACGGTCCATCAGACGGGTAATGATCAGGTAACGGCAGAATTTGTTGCCGCAGATCGCTACCGGGGCTGGTCCGATTATCTGCATGGTGGCGTTTTATCCCTCATTTTCGATGAAATGATGGGTTGGCTGTCGCGCTACATGGGCCATGATGCCATGACCGCCCGACTGGAGGTGCGCTATCGCAAACCGGTGCCGCTGGGCAGCCGCTTGACCTTCAGCGCTGTTTTGCAGCGCCAGATCAAAGGACTGCTGGATATAAAATTAGATGCCTTAATGGAAGATGATACCGTGGTGGCCGAGGCCACCGGTAGGATGATGATTATCAGCGATCAAAAACAAGCGGATCAAGACTGAATCAGGCTCAGAAAATATTGGTGGAAGCGGGTATCATGGGTTAGTTCAGGATGAAAAGCGGTTGCCAAAAGCGTATCTTCCACCGCGGCTACCGGGGAGCCATCTGCCAGATGGGCAAGAATGACGGCCCGGCCTTTGGTTTGGACCAATTTGGGCGACCGAATAAATATCCCGGGGAACGGAATGGAATCCCCGTTTATCAGGGCGCTGACGTATAAATTTTCCTTAAAACTGTCTTTTTGGCGGCCAAAAGCGTTGCGTTCAACCATAATATCCATGATGCCCAAAAGGGGCTGATCCATTCCAATCGCTTTGGCCATAAAAATCATTCCGGCACAGGTGCCCCATATCGGTCTTTCGCTGGCAAATTGGCGCAAAGGGTCCATCAACTGATACATGACGGCCAATTTGCCGATGGTGGTGCTTTCACCCCCGGGGATGATCAACCCGTCGATGTCTTCTAATGTTTCCGGCAGGCGCACCTCGACTGTTTCCACATCGAGCTGTCGCAGCATATGGATGTGCTCGCTAAATGCGCCCTGGAGAGCCAGTATACCGATTTTCATTGTTCAGGTTTGCCCGTTGAGCCCGTTGGCCGGTTAGAAGAGGCGTGTTATCGATTTGTCGTTGAATGAATTTCTTTGTGAGCCTTGTACCTTTGTGGTGAAAAATATTCAATCTATTCTTACCACCCGCGGTCGGCCAGGGTTTCTCCTTCGGCCAATGTGCTGACACTGATACCGACCATGGGTTCACCCAGATTTTCACTGATATCTGCCAGAATTTTGGGATCCTTGTAGTGAGTGGTGGCTTCAACGATCGCTTTTGCCCGGTGGGCCGGATCGGCGGATTTAAATATGCCGGAGCCGACAAATACGCCATCCACGCCGATTTGCATCATCAAGGCGGCATCCGCTGGCGTGGCAATGCCACCGGCCGCAAAATT
Above is a genomic segment from Desulfobacterales bacterium containing:
- a CDS encoding PaaI family thioesterase, encoding MSLQLLKDKRCFVCGAENPHGLNITVHQTGNDQVTAEFVAADRYRGWSDYLHGGVLSLIFDEMMGWLSRYMGHDAMTARLEVRYRKPVPLGSRLTFSAVLQRQIKGLLDIKLDALMEDDTVVAEATGRMMIISDQKQADQD
- the pdxT gene encoding pyridoxal 5'-phosphate synthase glutaminase subunit PdxT; translated protein: MKIGILALQGAFSEHIHMLRQLDVETVEVRLPETLEDIDGLIIPGGESTTIGKLAVMYQLMDPLRQFASERPIWGTCAGMIFMAKAIGMDQPLLGIMDIMVERNAFGRQKDSFKENLYVSALINGDSIPFPGIFIRSPKLVQTKGRAVILAHLADGSPVAAVEDTLLATAFHPELTHDTRFHQYFLSLIQS